The DNA sequence CAAAACATCAGTCAAGAAGCACCCAGCAAACATACCAAATGGTATCACCAATTTATAGTTTCTGGAGATGGAAAATATGATGTCTGATAAGAAGCTGAGGGTGCCCAAAGTAACATATCATatgaaagttttttttccaAGCAAAGCAGCTGCTCCAGTGCTGCATCTGCTGCTTTTCTCCACGGAAGGTCCTTCAGTGGGGCATGTATGGCTTCCCGTAACTTCTCCTTCACAAAAGTGGTTTTGATTTGTGGCTTCtgctaattattattattttttggattcCCTAAATTGTGCCGTGGATGAAACCACTTTTACACGACTTGGATTTCGATTATATTACTGGATATGGTCTTGATAATTTACCCCTAAAATTTCCAATAAATAATCCCTATTGAAAATTTTGGAGCCCATGGTCATTTGTGATCTTGATAGAATTTTTTGTTGTCACTTGGGTGGGTTTCGTCGGAAATAATGGAGGAGTGCAATGGTGTGCTAGGTTTTGAGTTATTGGATGCAAAGATAAAAACACTAATGATTATTTTCTTATTGttatttatttaaaggaaaactaatgaaaaaagcttgaaaactttgagttttaatgataaggacaaaataaagggtaaagtgaatagtaccaggattgactttttagtgtaaaaatgtgttttttcgttaaagtgaatagtaccaggtgtttttcgttaaagttccatttaTTTAAGAGTAAACTTGGAAGTTTAATAGAGAAAAAGTTTTAGTTAGGTGCAGAGATAAGACAACTggtccaaataaaattttctgtaacaaattcctcctcaatccacCCTTTTGAATCAGCCACGTGTCGGGATAGCTTCCCCTGGTGTCACTCTTCCCCCAATCCAAAGCCTCCTCCACCATTCTCCTTCTATTGGCGTTGTTGGAAAGCACGTGATCATAGCTTTTGCCCACCCCCGTCCACTCCCTCACTCTGCAGAAAACCAAAACTCACAGATCGATCATATCctccgtctctctctctctctctctctctctctctcttgctatGTTTACCCTCTCCGCGACGCCATCCACCACATTCCTCACGCCTAGGGTTTCGCCGTCGTCTCtttcctcctcctccccctccGCTGCTTCTTGTTCGTCACTGTCGTCGTCTTCTCGACTGTGCTTGGTCTCTGTGAGACGGCGGAGCTCTGCCTCTCCTTGCTTGTTTTCCTCCTTGAAGGTCAGTGCCATGGCGGAGCTGGTGAAGGACACGGAGTCGTTGTCTTTGTCGCCCATTCAGAGTGCAGAGAGGACGGAGACTGATCATTCTCGCACCTTTCTCAGTGCGACCACTGAACAAGGTGACAGCTCTTcgccttttctttgtttgtttctcaGAAAATGCAAGAAAGTGAATACATTTTTCTTGAATTGAAATGTTGCCCTTCTTGAATTGAAATTGGTtctcatttttgttttcatggCTGACTTAAATTTCTAGGGTGAGAACTCTTCTGCATTTTCTCTGTTTGGTTCCTCAGAAAATGCAAGAAAGTGAATGctcatatttttttcttgaattgaaATGTTGCCTTTCTTGACTGTTAAAATGAAATTGGTTCTCAATTTGTTTTTTGGctgattttaattttagttttgataTTTACATGAATTATGACTTTAATTGAAATGTTCCATTTTTTGTTTGAAAGTTGATGTTCATGAGTCAGTTTTGCATGGTAGTTTATGCGAATCTTGATCTTCACGTTGCATTTCCTTTTTCTCAAAATGGAATCCTGAAAGGACTCCCCTTTTTATTACAAAGGGTCGGGTGGGAAGTTGGTCTCTTTTTTCCAGtcattcatttcatttccttttgtttCCCAGAAAAGAATAGTATGAACGCTTTCCTTCTTAGTCAAAAGAATTTTCTTCTCTCAACTTGGAAGTGATGAAAGTTTCAAATTTGATTCATACTGCAGCCTTCCAATCTAGTAAAATGGTCGATACAGAAGTCCATATCGCTGCCCAATACTTGACCTTTTCCTGCACCTTCTCCACTTCCGACCCCCTCCAGCATCTTCAAAAATCCGTTGATTTCTTTCTAACCAACTCTAGCCTTAGATGAGTGGAATTCTTGATAGCTTGTTTTCAATTTGTAGGAAATGTTGAGAAAAAAGTTCATGTTGAAGTATTCCTATTTATGTTAAGAGAGCCGATTGTTGTCAGGCATGTATTTTTTCACAAGGATGTACAGTGTTCATTTTTTGATCCTTAAAATTATGTGGATTTTACTGTTTAGCATTAGCACCCAATATGGAATGCAATATAAAAAGATTTAGATACGTTATTTGGGTTTATGAAGTGTACAAATTAGATACCCATCTTTATGTAGGGCCTCAGTCTGTACTATGTACTAGGACATGATACTTTAGCCAGGGGTTGGTGCATACAAGACTTATTTCTGTATATATAAGTGGATCTAGTTATATATGGAGCTGTAGACCAAAACGATTACAAGATTGGACAAGCTAGAGAATAAGGACAAGGATGGAAGGTATTTTATGGGATATAGTTGTTACTTTAAGGTTCTAACTTCTGAGTAATGCTTTCCCCAAATGTATATGCCATAAAgtatattttgaaattttgttttaagcCTTCTCTTTAAAATATCATGTTTTAAGGAAAACTGTTTTATCTTGAAATgagtaaaaaaatattaacaaaatTGTCCATTTTCGAAAAGCAACCTACCTAGTGCATtcaaacaacaaacaaaaacagaGAACAAATGAAGAACAATGAAAGTTATGACAAGTCTATGGAATCTGATTATGAACCTAAAAGTACACCATACTTTGAATACCTTATTTCTTTATACAAATTTATTAAAAGGTATGGGTTTTCATTAGGTATGAGTTGTCAACATCACGTCGAAGTTGTTCAATGGTTATTGCTccttgtttttgtgttaaacacTGTTTTcagtgttgttgttgttgtttttttttttttttttttttttttttttttttatagtttgtaCACCTCATACCCATTGTTTCAAGTGTCTGCCTGTGGAAGTCAGATTTTTTTTGGACTAGTTATTATGATAGGATCCACTTACTCAACAACTTCATCCGTTCCAAGTCCATGGTAGGTAGGCACCCGTCAATGCATGCAATAAACAAAATGGGTTCTGTACCtatataaatttgtaataatTCAAAGAATCATGCAAGAAGGACTTAAAACTGAACTTGGATGCATCAAATGGTTGGCTTTCTCATCATGGGATTGCGTTTCATGCAGGTACAATTCTTGTGGGGTATGCATTATTAACTTTTGATAGTTTAAGAGCACTTTTTGCTTGGTTTATAAGACCTGTCTAGTTGCCCTACCTTTATTGTTGTTCACCCCCATTGTAAAATTCCTATATTTATTCCCCACCATGGAAAccaaaagagaaacaaaaaatgaaagacAAGACAAATTACTATTAGACAAAGCATAGATAAATAGACAGAATATGGTACATAGTGGCGGATAGGACCAATGGTGCAAGAGGTGGTCAAGTTGAAGGACCACATGAACTAAAAAAGGGTTGGAGGACTAAATTGTAACTCATGGACAAGTTCAGGGACTGTTGCTCATAATAACCTTTACTATTATGATAGCTATTTGATTGGATTGCTAATCTTTGTAGGTATGGACCTCTGAACCCTGTGGTTGGATAGTGTTTGAGTCCTTCCTATTAGTGGGACCATCAGGATACAGTTCCAACTCCTAATAGCCTAAGATTGTCCTCAAATTTACAGTGCAATATCACTGGGACTATGGTCCCAattgactgtttttttttttttttttttttttttccactgcCCTCGTTATTTTTACTAACCGCTTTATAAACATAACCTCTgatgtcattgattgcatgcatatgtacTTCAAATGTTCTGTGTCTTCTTATTCAAGTTCCTTGaagattatatttttgtttttcttgcttGTATCCTTGTATTGTAGTTGAATAATTCATCTATATTGTTTTCCTGTTCCGTTGAACGAAACTTAAAAATCTTTGTCAACATTGGGGAGGAAATTGCCACTAGACCTAGAGCTAGTTTGTCATTAACTGCAGCTTTCATAATGAAAAAACACACTATTTTTTATGCAGCTTTTCTTTACATTACTAATGTTCTGTTTATTGAAGCTAGTTTTCTTGACTTGTTTCAAATGTTCATCTGTAGAGCTGTTGTCTGTAATAAGGAAGGAAACAGAAGCTGGCAGGCTTCCCTCAACTATTGCATCAGGAATGGAAGAATTATATCAGAATTATAAAAATGCTGTAAACTTTTATTCCTAATCTCGTGTTCTACTATACATAGTTAGATCTACTTCTTATATTTCTATTTTGAATTTACTTGATATCCGTAAACGTTTTGGCTCAAATCTCATCTGAAAGTAATTTGTGTAAAAAGTGTGTGCGTctgtaaatttaatttttttaatggttTTAGCATTCAAAATTGCTAAAGGAAGAAGATTTAGTATTTTCTTCTCaaaatagaaattttttttagtatatatgGCTGTAGCCATATTATTTAGAGACGACAAAACTGGTAATAAAATTTCATAAATTCGTACAACCTTGAACTTCCTGTTCCTTATGAACTAGGAGTATCTTTCAACTTGCTAATATATTGTTACATATATCCTAATCTTGGCTTTGCTAATGAGTAGGAATTAAAAATCTGTGAGATAGACATTTTGTGGTTCAAGGCCTACATTTTTACTGGAAATGTTCGTACTAATTGAGTGGGACCCAATCTTTACTTACTACAACTTAACGTGACCATGGTACTTACAGATAGTGAGTAACTAAGAGAATAACAAAGAGTCAATCACTAGCTAGCACGAGATAAATGTGCCTTAGTTGTTTAAGGGCAAAAAGAAAACGTGACTTATTTTTTATCGGAAATCTGAACCATTTACATGTTGTGCTTACACGAACAAATAAGCCACAGTGTGACCATTGTGTATGGATCTAGAACTTGTGTCAtggttagtttattacaagCTTCCATAATAACCATTGTAAACTTGAGTTTGAAACTTatatttattatgcttcactGGTTAAAACTCATCTAAAGGGTATTGATCCTCTTTGACTAAAgtggattatatatatatatacacacacacttgtgtgtgtgtgtgtgtgcgggagaaaggggggggggggtggtctCTATATATGGATGCCAATTTTGGAGAGGTGCTGTATTTTTCCTTAATTAGCGGACATGAAATTTTGTGTTcattaaaatgtcaattgtctGTCGGTAACGTGTAGCTGTAATTATATGGGTAACTTCAGGAGAGCGACATCGCAATCAGCTTTAATTATTCAAGCACATGCCAATCTGCTTCGATTTTCTAGTGTTTTTGTATATCTGGATTTTATTTGCGTATAAAGGTCTGAGGACTTCTTGTTCAATTATTAGATCGTAAATGAATGGCTTGTATGCATTAGATACCCTGGAAGTCATTTATTCTGTGATAAGaaactccttttcttttttcttgatcCTATGCTATCATTATTCAGATTCTTCAAAGCAGAAATCCCAAGGCAGATGAGACTGTGTTGTCAAATATGACTGCTGTATTGGATCGTGTATTCTTGGATATAGAGGTAATATTGGGTTTTATATGCATTATCACACTGCTGCCTTAGTTGCTGATGTGGGTTTTACACAGATAGGAAACCAAACTATCCGTTTGTTTTCTtgtatatttgttttattttattttattttgcctATATGATAGACCAATAATTTTTCAGGACCCATTTGTCTTCTCACCATATCACAAAGCAATGCGAGTGCCTTTTGATTACTACATGTTTGGTCAAAACTATATTCGTCCTTTAGTTGATTTCAGGTAACTTGACAACTTCTATCCTATTACCATCATCCGCTACTTTGATGTAAATAAAGTGACAGCAGATGCAtttattcttgttttctatttttgctAAATTTGAATGGACATACCATGTATTATTTCATGAAGTTCATTGGAACCTTAAAACTGACAGGGTCATCGGTTATTTGTCCATCCGACGTGCTATCATCGGATCATTTAGCATGAGATTAAAatcatttattttgatttatgagAGAATCCTTCATATATTAGTTGTATTGTATTGGCAATTTTAAATATTCTGATTTTTAATTGTTGATACAAAAATGTAAAGATCTTTTTAACTGATGCATCTTTAAACCTTTTTGTATTGAACACTCTGGAAATGTGAATGGTTCATCAGTCCTCGAGTCCAACTAGCAGTTGGATGGATTGCAAATAAACATGAAAGTATTTgagaaagtaaaaaaatgttatttgtggaacattataatatttatattgTAATTAGAGCATTGGATCAACTGGCCGTATGATTAGAGCATTGGATCAACTGGTTGCTAACAATATAAAAATGCATAAAGGAATAAGAACCTGTGTGTCCATCATTTTCAGAAACGGGTGTGTTAGATTCAGTTGCCTGTATAAATTACATTTGAACAAATAGAGAATGCAAAAGTTGGGATCATTGTTTCTAACACCTTGTAGTTGTGGCTTAAGAATCTTTAGAAATGTGAGCATGTAGCATGTTTATGTATTCAGTTTGGATACTTAGTTTTTCAGAAATCCAGTGTGGTTGATCAATGAACTGTCCTTACTTTCAATCCATCATAATTGATTTGGAAGGATAAGGTACCATGTAAGGTACATGTGTGCCAATTTGGGTAATTGCTCAAGGGTGGGTGAGTACTAGTTATAATGCTCTGTATATGGGGTTGAGTGTTTTCCGCTAAGCGTATTATTTGTAAAAGCTTGCAAGGATATTGATTATCTATTCCTATGTTGCCCCATTGTAAATAGATCCAGCATACACTCTTTGAGGAACAAGATTGAGCTGACTATTCTGGCTTCTTCTGTACATGTTGAGAAGCATTGCACCCTTAGTGGGTTTAAggaaaaagttttgtagaattcTTTATGTTAAAATGGAGGACGAGGTGTTAGGAGTTTAGGAGAGAGGGCAGCTTTTGACTTCTCTGTGGGCATTGGTAAATACAGAGataatttttttcccttcatCATGGAGAATGGGGATCCATAGTTGGGTGATTATTGCTTGCATTATGATTGGGTAAGGGAAACGTGTAGTATGGTGAACTCTGATTTTATAGCTCTGGagagtgatattttttttttctctcttttttgacAGTTGACTTCTAATCCGCTGCTGTTTTTATATCTTCCCTTTTCTGGCTTGTTTAATGAAGTAAATAAATGGAATTTATaacttttcattttgtatttttttatgctGAATTCTTTGTTGAGTTTTGAAATAAATTTACACCAAGTATTATAATGGACTAGAGAAATGCATTGTTACCATTAAACCAATAAGGGTGTCCATTTATTAGAAAAAGATTTTTCAAAAACTTGTTAACAGAGAATACTCacatgaagaaagaaaaaaattgctgGCGACCcgtattttctttcttctgtgCTATTTCTTTATCCTAAATTCTGATGATTATTTGTGCAGAAACTCATATGTTGGCAATCTTTCCATTTTCTATGAAATTGAAGAGAAGCTTCAGCAGGTACCTTTTCTCAGTATTCAGCTTATTTTCTTTGTGGGGTTAACAACTATACATTGCTGAATTGTGGAACACTTTTTTCTAGAAGCAAAGTACACTGAACTTCCTCCCTGTTTCGTTGTTACAACTTACAAAGTTATATAGTGGCCTCCGATATGCATTCATGTAAATGCATGTTTGGCAGTCCAAGTTTAGGTTTGTACATATGTATGTTGAAGTATTTTAGAAAACTATGTCAGAGAGGACATGATAATTGATAAGAACTGATCGTCTGAAGGGTTCCTACAAGCCAGTTGCATGGACTATCAAAATAATGACTATTTTTTAGTAGAATGCAATACAAATGCTATAACTTTGTCTTGGTGCTGTATATCACAATTTCAGTCAACCAGAAGTTGTCTCAAGCTTTTTCGTATATGATTTTGGTGGTACTGTGGTAGTACTATGCAGATGCTATATCATCTTGATTAGTTTACACTTGGAGATGACTTGTAATGTAATGCTTTTGGATTATGCTGCAGGGTCACAACATTTTTTTGATATCAAACCACCAAACTGAAGCAGATCCAGCTGTCATTGCCTTGTTGCTTGAATCAACAAACCCACATCTTGCTGAGAAAATGGTGAATTGCAATGTTCTGTCTTCATTCTAACCATACATTGGATGCATACATTATTTTGTGCACTTATAACTGTTTGCATAACCAGTTTTTAGACTTGGTACTACAGACCTACATAGCAGGAGATAGGGTTGTGACAGATCCTCTTTGTAAGCCTTTCAGCATGGGGAGGTACTTGTGAATTCTTGAATAATGTTATGCAATTAGTATGCACCTCTATGCTTAAATGATGAAATCCTcaccattttttcttttaatattctCACAGGAATCTGATATGTGTGTACTCCAAAAAGCACATGAATGATGATCCTGAGCTTGCTGATATGAAAAGAAAAGCAAACACCCGGAGTTTGAAGGAAATGGCATTGCTATTGAGGTAccacaattattttatttgtctaTGCATGGTCAAAGTTGGTTTGTTATTAATAGCAGCTCTTCTTATTTCTGCTCATCAAGGTCTGAGAGTGTTACTACCATGTCAGGTCCTGTGCAGAAGGCTTTTTTcccctcctttttctttctgcaTTGTTTTTCTGTTCTTGGAAAACCCTGATCTCTTCCTCTTACATAtcttttttctgttttatttgcTCTTACCTCTTGTTCTTTTCTTGTCTCATTGAACCCTATTAAGCACTACACATCTCAGAACTAACCAATTTGTTTAAagtgaattttgtttttgtgaaaTGTAGCTAGTAACAAACTGGGGATTGAGGAGCTATGCTGATTTTACTTGTTAAAATACAAAAATGCATAGCAAGTTAACAACTCAAGGAAGCACTCACCCTTTTTTCTCCATTCATCATTCTTGTGCTAATGGACATGTAAATTGATTTTACTTGTTACATACAAAAATGCATAGCAATTCAAAGAAGTGCTCCTCCTTTTCTCCTTTCATTCATCCCTCTAGTACTTAATCAACACCTAACTTGGAATTTTATACTAGTATGTCAACTCAAAATGGAGTAGTTATCATACTTTAGGTCGAGGATACTACTAAAAGCGAGAAACAATTCATTTTAGGTGCTAGACCGAGAGAGAATGGCTTGTTGGTGCCTAGGATTGGAAATTTCACTAGATTCCATGTATGTTAAAGGAGGAAATGGATGCCAACTTCTAAAGCTTGTCGAAGTTGAAGGTAGAAGATGCATTGTCATGAAGGAAACTTGTTATTTCCAATTGTACCCTTTATGTGGGGATTTGAAGGGATACGTTTCCTTCTTTACTAATCCATCTTGTACCTTTGAACTTGAACAAAATATGTAAGTCGGCATCTATTTCTTCATTCAACATTCATGAATCTAGTGAGTTAGCCAATCCAGTCCAGTCCTAGAGACAAAATTAGGAGTGAAGGTTCAACATTGTAACAAATGCCTACCTTCAGGTCTCCGCTGGTGGTATATTTACTATTCAGGGGGGGGATGGTTTCTCTAATTTCAGTTACTGGTAAAGGAATAATCTGCACTTAATCACAATATTAGTGGACTTTCCACTGTTTctgtaattttattattttctgcaatcaaatttgtttctctttaaggaaaaaaaaagggtcatGTTGAATTTCTTATGTCTCTGTTTGttcttgtattatttttttttctaggacACATCATGCATGTTTGTTGTGTTTTtggtattattttttttctaggaCACATCATGCATGTTTCTTGTGTTTTTGCTAATCAAAATACCAAAGAGGTCGGCATAGGATTCAAAGAGAAAATCAGTGTGTGCTAGATTCGTACTAGAAGTAGGAAAGCAGTTTTTCTTCTGTATAATCCTAAGTGATTTCAATAGGTTTCTAGCCCACAACCTATTCTCTGTAAATAGTCTTGATAAGAGTTCTTAAACTGTAGCAAGCACACAAGGGGTAGAGAACtaaagagagtgatagagagatCAAAAGCTAGGGTTTGGGGATTAGCATAGGGATTTCAGAAAGTTCTTGTAATCAATTGTTCTTCTTGATAGTGCTAGTTGGaagtgtgggcacacgagaaaggataagattaggaatgaggatatccgaggtaaagtaggagtagccgaaattgaaggaaagatgagagaaaatcggttacggtggtttggacatgtgcaaagaaggcctactgacgctccgattagaagatgcgactatgggacagaggttcagggccgaaggggtagaggaagacctaggaaaactttggaagagactctaagaaaagacttagagtacttggatctaacgaaggacatgacacaggaccgagcacaatggcgttctaagattcatatagccgatcccactcagtgacttggattttccaagtctccaaccgagaagttttcctcactcgaaaaattaagggaacactaccccaacctacatgctccactcagaaagcttcaacatacaagcttcaacaaaagaaaattcaaagaacttagcgaagaaggctttggtgtatttaacacaatacgttgaaatgaaggaaaacttatttattgatatccccgataagctacaaatatgtacatatacatgagtcaaaataaacaaacaagatggagtctttacaaaggttgcttaggagaagtctcagcagtcggtagagccccagaaagagaaggcatcggagggggatcattcggagcctcagtactggacagaaccctagaaggaggaggcatcagaggttgatcatttggagcttcattacgcggtacagccccagaagacgaaggcaataaatgcctttggaacaaacccacaaatctctgatgatcaagtaaaacctgaccatcagtttccttcatctggtcaagcttcctcttcatgtttgtagcatagtcatgtgcgagccggtgcaactgtttattctcatgcttgagccctctaatctcctgtttgagactcatcacttcggccgccaatgattcaacttggcgggttcgagcaaataggcgttgggccatattagacacagaacctgcacactgaacactgagagccagtgaatccttaacagctaactcatcagaccgtttggaaagtagtctgttatctttgggagtgagaaggttcctggccaccaccgcagcggtcatatcattcttcatcacgaaatccccaacggtaagaggaccagtaggggagacgaaggatgggcgccatatgttgtctggagaaggcggggctgcctcttcaacaaggttcaagtcaaaacgacggtcggaggggccagacattttcaaaggtattgaagagagaagaggtcggacaaatcaagatcttagaagtgcaagaatggagcttctactggtggagattcaagtgtgctttggaacttaatgccagccctataaaaagctgcactcgacggagcttcagacatcgaagaggcgcctgctcagaaatcgaagaggcgtttgctttctcaaaagtcgggctgcttagagaccacgagggttgatctcataaatcgaagaggtgtttgctttctcaaaagttgggctgctcaaagaccacgaaagccgatctcagaaatcgaagaggcgctcgcttcctcaaaagctgggctcctcagagaccacgagggccgatctcagaaatcgaagaggcacctacttttccagccttgtcagcacctgtcacacgcacactcagctttgcggaaattatgggtattctgtcgaagacttctggggaagtagaaaacacatgaatcttactgtccaatcacccacttcccacacgcagcaatagctcatgggtaccacagataactttgccaaagttctctgccaaagttgagcacgtgaagcttgcagctcccactacatcgctctgaccaagaagggtaaaagaatagcaaagaaaagcactaacaaagtttagacccataaattttgaaggtctagctaccatattattacccacaagggtaaaggaacagtaccactgttggataattggaaagtccctgtgtgtcaacctctgtgcctcgtggcaaggtagactagcaaacatgcccaacctttactcacattcgagaaaacactcccaataagattgcttgctccaaaatcgaagaggcaccgttctccgaatctcgagagccagactcccaacatgactactttctcaaaaatcgaagagagggtaaaggaacagtaccattgctggataattggaaagtccctgtgtgtcaacctctgtgcttcgtggcaaggtagactagcaaacatgcccaacctttactcacattcgagaaaacactcccaacaagattgcttgctccaaaatcgaagaggcaccgccctccgaatctcgagagccatactcccaacatgattactttctaaaaaatcgaagagacactgctccccgaatctcgagagccagacccccagcatgattgctttctcaaaaatcgaagaggcatcgttctccgaatcaatcgaagaggcgctcgctttctcaaaagctgggctgctcagagaccacgagggccgatctcagaaatcgaagaggcaccttct is a window from the Malus domestica chromosome 16, GDT2T_hap1 genome containing:
- the LOC103404026 gene encoding glycerol-3-phosphate acyltransferase, chloroplastic-like isoform X2 gives rise to the protein MFTLSATPSTTFLTPRVSPSSLSSSSPSAASCSSLSSSSRLCLVSVRRRSSASPCLFSSLKVSAMAELVKDTESLSLSPIQSAERTETDHSRTFLSATTEQELLSVIRKETEAGRLPSTIASGMEELYQNYKNAILQSRNPKADETVLSNMTAVLDRVFLDIEDPFVFSPYHKAMRVPFDYYMFGQNYIRPLVDFRNSYVGNLSIFYEIEEKLQQGHNIFLISNHQTEADPAVIALLLESTNPHLAEKMTYIAGDRVVTDPLCKPFSMGRNLICVYSKKHMNDDPELADMKRKANTRSLKEMALLLRGGSQIVWIAPSGGRDRPDPATGEWYPAPFDAASLDNLRRLGEHSAAPGHIYPLALLCHNIMPPPAQVEKEIGEKRMISFHGTGLSVAPEITFSDITASCQNSEEAREVYAQALYDIVTEQYNVLKSAVHYEQGLNASTPNVSLSQPWS
- the LOC103404026 gene encoding glycerol-3-phosphate acyltransferase, chloroplastic-like isoform X1, whose protein sequence is MFTLSATPSTTFLTPRVSPSSLSSSSPSAASCSSLSSSSRLCLVSVRRRSSASPCLFSSLKVSAMAELVKDTESLSLSPIQSAERTETDHSRTFLSATTEQELLSVIRKETEAGRLPSTIASGMEELYQNYKNAILQSRNPKADETVLSNMTAVLDRVFLDIEDPFVFSPYHKAMRVPFDYYMFGQNYIRPLVDFRNSYVGNLSIFYEIEEKLQQGHNIFLISNHQTEADPAVIALLLESTNPHLAEKMFLDLVLQTYIAGDRVVTDPLCKPFSMGRNLICVYSKKHMNDDPELADMKRKANTRSLKEMALLLRGGSQIVWIAPSGGRDRPDPATGEWYPAPFDAASLDNLRRLGEHSAAPGHIYPLALLCHNIMPPPAQVEKEIGEKRMISFHGTGLSVAPEITFSDITASCQNSEEAREVYAQALYDIVTEQYNVLKSAVHYEQGLNASTPNVSLSQPWS